The Podarcis raffonei isolate rPodRaf1 chromosome 7, rPodRaf1.pri, whole genome shotgun sequence nucleotide sequence tgttagtaGTATTAGTAGCATTAGTATGTAGGCAAGGAAGAATGGAAGTATAAATGACATAAGCTACGTAGAACTCAAACATGGCACAGGGATTGAGTGAATCTTCTGCAGTTCTAGAAAACCTCTGAAGTTCTGGTTTTCCTTTTTCTCGCAGTGTACAAACGGTCACTTAATGTGTGCTGGGTGCTTCATCCACCTGCTGGCAGATGCCCGGCTGAAAGAGGAGCAAGCCACTTGCCCAAATTGTCGCTGCGAGATCAGCAAGAGCCTCTGCTGCCGAAATCTTGCCGTAGAGAAAGCAGTGAGCGAGCTGCCGTCGGAGTGTGGCTTCTGCATGCGTCAGTTTCCTCGCTCTCTTTTGGAGAGGCATCAGAAAGAAGAATGCCAGGACAGGTAAAGGGCTCTTCTTGCCATTTAGCAAAGAGCTGCTGTTGAATCCAAGGCAGTTTGCTATGATGTTATGGGATGGGCAGGAATGGTGCCGACAGGAAAAAGGGGCACTCCCTCTAGTTGTCAGTGAAGTTGGGGTTCTGTGCTTAATATGTATTGTACAAATCTTTTGCAGGAACActcttgatgtgtgtgtgtgtgtgtgtgcacacgcgcgCTACCCATCTTACGGTTCCATAGAAAACTGTAGGGtagtgatgaagatgatgatgatgagcatTTATGTCGCTTACTACATAAAAtgcctcaaagcaacttacagttATAAATGCATGCAGAatacaaaaaatttaaaataagatcGAAAAGATGAAAGAACATTAATGATTAAAAGTGTTCATACTTCAATAACACCAAAAGGATGACTTCTACCCTGCCCAAGATGAAAGCCAATACAAGGTTTAGGGTATCATCATACTGGAGGGCCCCAATTAAAAGCCAAATGCCAGAGTAAATAGGCAGTGTCTTTGTTCATGACGGTTTCTCCAGTTTTGAAATTGACACACAGGTACAAAAAGGTTGGCAGCTCATGATTTAGGGTGCCAGAGCAGGTGGTATAAAGACCAGTGGCCTTGCCTTGGCTACGGGGGCGAGAGGAATGGTAATGTAATGAGATGACTTAAAATGTCTGGTCTTGTTCTTCAGTGatgaaacattttatttgtgTCCTATCAACAAGCCCCATCCTGGCAATGAAGGCACAGCTTTTCTGTTCTGATACCTGTTATTAACATCTGTGCTGGGAAGCTATGGTCAGTGCAGCTGTcctgggggagaaaagggggtcTGGTAGTTTGTGAATCTTTCATAGCAAGGGTTGTGTGTCATTTTGGGGGGCTACTTTTTGCCCCGAGCATTGCTGCGCAGTGTGCCTACCCCACTTCCATCTGCCCTGGCATCCTACTTGAAATAGCTGCTCATTTGAGTTTTGCCCTCCTTTCCGCCTGCAGAGTTACTCGGTGCAAGTACAAGCGGATTGGGTGCCCCTGGCAAGGCCCTTTCCACGAGTTGACCGTACACGAGGCAGAGTGCACACACCCAACAAAGACGGGGAATGAGCTGATGGAGATTCTGGATGAAATGGACCAAACGCATAAAAAGGAGATGCAGCTGTACAACAGCATATTTGGCCTGCTCAGCTTCGAGAAGATTGGCTATACAGGTAATTGCTGGGATTTGATCAGGCTATAGATAAAAAGAGCTTTTGTGATTGATGCTGGGTTGCTTATTCTTTGCTTTTTTCCCCTTGGTACATTAGTGCCATTTGTCTATTGATAGTCGTGTTTCTCTCATGCaacatttattaatttgttttcatTAAATAAACATGCAGCAACTGTTCCTCTAGATCAGAAGAGCGAGACTTTGCTGATCAGACAGGGCTGCAGCACAAAATGTCTGCCCCAGGAAACCTCCTTGTCCACTTGAGAGTTCAGGTTTAAGGgtgaacctgtgtgtgtgtgtgtgtgtgtgtgtgtgtgtgtgtgaaatgttttACATGATGCTGAGGGCTTGGGAAGAAAAGtgaccgggtgtgtgtgtgtgtgtgtcacaagcTGCACGGTCTGTGCACAGCTTCTGGTCCCTGAGCCACGCGCTCAGAGGCTATCTTCTTGAGCAGAACTGACTGCTTCTTTGGCATTCTTCTTTGCTGATTATTCCACTGTGCAGCATTGATGTCGCGTGGAAGAAGGACCTTTCATAGCTCCAGGTAAGGCGTTGTAGTTGCATTTGTGGGGCTGATGAGCCAGGTCTCAGACTAAGGCCTAAAACCAGTGTTGGTTCTGCTGCTTTGTATGGGGTTGGGGACAGTGGCTGGGGGACGGGGACGGGACAGTGTTTTAATATTGATTGCCCTTTGTCAGTCATCCAGTTTGGTTGGGAATTTGGTGTATTAATATCCATGTTACTTAGGTTGTAAACTCTACATGAAATCTATTCTTTGCGAAATGAAGTATTATTGCACCTTCCAGCTTAAGTTTTGATTACTATTCTGACAGTTGGTTGTTCATGTGGTTGCTATACATATTTTGAAAACTTTGGGAGTTTTCCATCCAACCCCTTTTCCAAAGAGGTTGAAACATTGTCATCCTTTCCTGATGTGGAGCCCTTTCCTGGTTTTCTTGACCTAGCAGCAAAGTGTTTTCCCCCTTAAGTGGGGGAACCATAAAGGTAAATCTTCAAGGTTAGGGAGGAAGCTGTCATTTTATCGTGATAGAACTAAACTGCTTTTCCAGGTAAGCCTCTGACTCCGTTGGTATGACTCCTGAAGTAGGCTTGGCAACATGTTCAGCATAATGTGTGGAAAAATCACTGTTTATTGATTGGGGGTGGGAAAATAGATACTGAAACCTCCTTTGTTTTGCTGTAAATGTTCACCTTTCCTGCAGAGAGGACCTGAATGAGTTTACCCTGTTGTCTCCAGTCCTGAGAAGTAGTGGATTTTCTCTGTTGCCCCAGGAAGTGCTGCAACCTGCAAAGAGGATTTTGCTTGTCTTGGCTAAGTTAGAAAAGGTGCTTGGAGCTTGAAAAAGCAAAGCGACAATAAGAGTCCTGGTGAACTTGGGATGTGGAGCAAGGTGGCCAGATGCCTCCCTCCTGAGAAGTTCCTTGTTGTCCGGGCAAAGCAGCCGGAATTGGGGGTGGCAGACAGTTCAGTTGGACACCCTGGTGGTGCCAGATCTGAGAACCGCAAGGAAATGGCTCTACTGAAGAGCTAGGCAGTGCCCGCATGGCAGTGCTGAGGGCAAGGGTGGTGGGTTCAACCTGCACAGGTTGAGAGCTGGCTGCTGAGGGTAGCGCTCACCTGCCCAGTGTCCTTGAACACTGGGCAGCCTCTGCCCATGAGAGAAGAGGGGTGGAGATCTTCCTCTTCTTTAGAAAAGAGGCGGCCTCTGTCCAGAGAGGCTGTCACTGCTTGACACGGAGAGATCAAAAGTGCTGAGTCGGGCTGATTGTGTGGCTTGAATAACTCCATCACCTCCTTTGTCCAGGTGTTGCTGCCGTTCCCCGGAAACACCGAAGAATGCAAAAATGTACAcagaggttccctgtccctgagtTTCTGTGAGATTCCATGGGTTTTGTACaccaaagacttttaaaacactGAGCCAACAATCTTGATATACTTGAACAAAACACAGCACTTCGTTGCACTGTGGACTCTGCTGGAGAAGGGTTTAAAGAGACTGACACTGGACTTGTGCTAAATTGGATAGAGCTTTCAGTGATTCAGTGTGCTGTTCTCTGTCTTTCATGTATCTAACCCGAGGATTTTCTGCACTGTGTGAAAACCTGAAGGCTTTCTTCTTCATCCACCCCACTCCCTGTTTCTTGGTTTGCATTGTGGTGATACGTAACTGTGCCATCTACAGATCTGTATCGTTAATGCCAATAAAATAAAGGTGCTGTGTTACATGAACTGCATTGTCTGACTTGGTTTTTATGCACCCGTATATTGTTATGGACACTCCTAATGAATCTGGAACCAGCGGCCTTTCCCCTACAATTCTGAATGGCGCATGAGTTGGCTTCGCTGCCTGTCAGTGGCCCAAGAATTCTTAATCGGGTACTTGAAGAGGCCTCCAGTGTGGTGCTGCAAAGGGTCTGGCCTTAGACCTAAAGTCTGAATTTTAGAGCTGTGATGTGATTGTGCGCCACAAGCCGCTGCTGGTGGCCTCTTGAGGAAATGCTCCTTATTCAGTGGGGCAGCATCGTGCAATGAATGGAGGGCAAGACCAGAAGACTTGAAGATGCTTCGGTGATAGCAcctttcatgtcctgcgataaacgAACATGGAGCAGAAATCCTCTTGCTTCCAGACGCCTCCCATCCTTGAGTGGTGATTTTTGGATTGGTTACTCCTGCCGCTCCCACAGGGTTCCTTCAGGCAGTGTGGCTCCAGACAGGCAGCTTCGTAGTAACAGTGGTTGCATTGTTCACATTTGAGCTTCCCTgccacttctcttcctcccccccccccacccgcaaaCTTAAGCAATGATGAAACTGTGTAGTGGTTTTTAAGTGTTAAAATGCATTGATGTTTTATCtcattttctcctcttccctaCTCCCTTCCCTCCAAGAAGCCAAGTTGCTTCTCCCCCTAACTAGCTCTGAATGGCTACTCTCACCCTTGTTGTCTCCTTACGTCCTGGCAAAGAAGGCCCCTCACAGTAGCTACAGGTAACTTGAgctttgtttttttctgctgccAACTTCTCTGGTTTAACTGTGTGTCTCCTTTCTTCCACACACCCCCAACCCCCTTCTTCTCGCTCTCTTGCAGAGGTTCAGTTCCGTCCTTACCGAACAGATGACTTCATCACCCGCCTCTACTATGAGACTCCGCGGTTCACGGTGCTGAACCAGACCTGGGTATTGAAGGCTCGAGTTAACGATTCGGAACGAAACCCTAACTTGTCGTGCAAGCGGACTCTCTCCTTCCAGCTCATTCTCAAGAGCAAGATCAACTCCCCCATGGAGTGCTCGTTCCTGCTGCTCAAAGGACCTTACGATGACGTGAAAATCAACCCTGTGATCTATCACTTTGTCTTTACCAACGAGAACAACGAAACGGACTACGTGCCGCTCCCCATCATAGACTCTGTGGAATGTAACAAATTGCTGGCAGCCAAGAACATCAACCTGCGTCTCTTTATATTCCAGATACAGAAGTAAGCGTAGAGCAAAGCTTGGCTTTTCCAGGAGTGAccgagagagagaatgagagggcGAGAGAGAAAAAGCGTGCACCACTGAACCAGAGTTACCTCGAACGGCTGCCTCGACCCCTTTATGATTCCACAGTTATTTGATTATTTTAAAGAGAACATTTTGCATGTGTGGTATACAACAGCTTTGAGCGGCCGCTACCTTCCTcgtctctctctccatctctgccaGGAACAGGCGACTGGGGAACCGGCTCGGTGCAGGGTACTGACGAGGCTTGAGAGCGTCAAGCTGGCAACCACCAATCAATACATTGTGAAAAGGCTGCATCTGTGTCATGATTGTGTGTGATCTCCACAATGTAGTGTCAGGGCGGTTGGGTGGCGGAGTTAAGGTCCTTCACTGTGTCCTCCTGCCCTGGTGGGGAGACATTCTGGCTTGAATAATATTAGCAAGAATTGGGTAGAATCTGGAAGTGATGGGTTCTGTCTTCGATTTACTGGAATAAAACAAATGGGAGATTCTCAGATAACCAAGTCATCTTCAGAGACCCCCGCCCTACCCAGGCAAGGGGCTTTTTGCCAGGCTCCTTCTAACTAGGCTAAAATGCCACATTCTAACAAGTTCTGTAGAGAGGGGAGATAATAGCGTACTGGGTGCTTTGTGGCATGAATGAGTAGCGGGCTCACCAATCTTGCATTTGTGTATCAGTAGTTCAAATCATCCCCCCCCTCTCCCAGCTTTTTCCGTACGGTTGAGCTGTTGGCTGGTGAAGAAGCGTTTGAAATGAAGTCAGGATTAATAGAAGGTTAATGATGACAAATGGAAAAGTTGCTGGCTCTTCCTTTCCGGCAGGAAGTAGCATCCTCAACATGGCTTGAATTGCACTTCGCGAGGAGAGAATCCAGAGAGGTCCCGGCGTTGCCCTGTTCCTTCTGTTCCACCCCAGTCCCCCCACCATCAGGCTTGAGATCTTGACAGACTAGATAGGAACCTACATAGAACTGACCTAAATCAGTGCAGACTTCTCGGAATGCAGGGTGATTTATTCTGTCTGTTTTGGGAACTTTCCCAATACTTTgaaaaaatctttctttctttcttgtgcaAATGAGTTAACAGGCTCTTCTAGTAATTATGCAATTTTACAATGTGATTTTAtgtatgtaatatatatatatatagatatatggatGAGGATAGCGTGGCCGTTCACCAAATTTCAACGAGATCTACAGGGATATTTTGCTTGATGctcttaaacatatttttaactggggtggggggaattggtGGTGGATGAAGACTGTATCATGAGGAACTAATAGGTTACGTTGCACATCCAAGATGattttcttccctctccttttgACTCCTTCCCCCTCATCCTCatgccatttttttatttaaaggaagCTACTTTTGGTGGCAATGTATGCTTTATATGGACTAATTGGATCAGGTATGTTTTTTAAAACGTGAGAATTTGCTGCAGGTGCTGTCCTCCTTGGGACTTATTGCTGTTAAAAGGGTAGCAAAGCAGTCCCCATCCCCCCCCAGTTTTAATGTCCTCCTTTCTCCCTTCAGCCTCCTGGTCATAGTGGTGGCAGGTGATAGTCAAAGAAGCGTTTTTAGAAATGTGGGGAATTAGTCTGCGATGTCCCAGGAGTAGGCTGGTCTGTTGTCACTGTGACCCACCAAGCTATGTGCGGCCCACCAGCTGCACACTGTGCCATGCCAGGTATGTAGACACCTGTCTTGTGTTTGTCCTGGCAGGGCAGCAAAAGCTCCTGGTGACTGCCTGGGCCACATTCATTTTAGCAGGCCACATG carries:
- the ZFTRAF1 gene encoding zinc finger TRAF-type-containing protein 1, which codes for MSGPDEREPGGGAAAGVVAAGAGGPLALGEAAGPGPGGAEEPGPPLGAGGAGAGGGGGGGGGLVRQPEPGGDRDSDAPPKKRLKLPGGAEGGGGGVKLEERLYSVLCCTVCLDLPKASVYQCTNGHLMCAGCFIHLLADARLKEEQATCPNCRCEISKSLCCRNLAVEKAVSELPSECGFCMRQFPRSLLERHQKEECQDRVTRCKYKRIGCPWQGPFHELTVHEAECTHPTKTGNELMEILDEMDQTHKKEMQLYNSIFGLLSFEKIGYTEVQFRPYRTDDFITRLYYETPRFTVLNQTWVLKARVNDSERNPNLSCKRTLSFQLILKSKINSPMECSFLLLKGPYDDVKINPVIYHFVFTNENNETDYVPLPIIDSVECNKLLAAKNINLRLFIFQIQK